A region of the Harpia harpyja isolate bHarHar1 chromosome 14, bHarHar1 primary haplotype, whole genome shotgun sequence genome:
TGTAAGTGCTGCTCCAAGATGACATCAAGCGAAAGACATGGGCTCTGATCCTTGGGCCACCAGTGGACAGACTTAATTAGCATCGCTGGGCAGGGCAGACCCTGATAGTAAGCAAATTCCTGAACTCAACAGGGTATTATAGAAACATCTGTACTGCAACTACAGTACCTTCTCCTCAGAAATAGCTGGCCGAGTACAAAGAGGAGCCACATTCTTGCATTGATTAGATTAGTGCAGATATCCAAATGTTTCCAGCAGTACAGGAAATGGTCTTTGTGCTGCTTGAGCTCTAACAGATATGGGCTCGAGTTTCCGCTTTGCCTCGACGCCCTCGAACACATgcgctgggtttttttcctctcctctttgccTCCCCCACTCTGTAACCTTCTGGATCTTTGATGTGGTGATAGACTAAATGGCTTCTGAAATAGCCCAACAACACTTGATAGAAATTGTAAGAAAGAAGCTTTGCCATCACAGTTTAAAAGGCACATGATCTTCAAAGTCTTTTTGAGAGCTTTGAATTTACAGCAGAGCATGCTGCAAATGCACCcatatcaaaatgtattttacataagCACAGCGGAGTGTGTGTGGCGTGTTTACTAGATAATATATCCCGGCAGGAGTGTTAAAGAGATCCATATTCCTGCTTAAGTACAAAAATCTCATGGGGGCTAGGGTTAGCCTTCATTTCATGTAGCATTACTGATGCCTGACAGGTCTTTGGACCACTCGTCCCTGTGTTGCGTGTGTATGCGTGTGTCCCGTTTTTGGTTAATTTAAATActggtttatttatttactattgTCTAGTCCTTTGCTAACTCTGACCCTTTCTCTCCAGCTCCCTGCCGACCATGCAGTGACACAGAGGTCCTCTTGGCTGTCTGCACTAGTGATTTTGGTGAGTTTTagcttcccccctcccttctccccagggtggCTCACTTGAACGTGATGTCCATAAACACTGATGGACACCTATTTACACTTGGCAACTTCCACCAGCAGTAAATGTGGTCTAAAGGGGCTGTGTgcatgggagagggaggaggagatggtgTGGAGGACCTCAAAACTGTGTGCCCAGCTGTCACTGCCCCAGGGTAGACAGAGAATGACCTAGCAACCACAATGGAAGTAGAAGTTCAAAGACTTGGGTGCATCTAGGAGAGGCCTTTACGTGCTGCCCTAAAGTGGACTGTTGACAAAAGACCAAAAGTTTCAATAATTCTCCCTGCTTCcctttttaaaggagaaattaatatTAGCTGGTATCTGTAATGGCTGAAGAACAGAAAGTACATTCTCAGGGAGCATTAAGCATGTATCTTGTTAGAACTCTTTATCATGACTGATGCTCTTTTTCTgatgtaattatttttgtgtttaaatttaaTATGTGGATGCCGTTTGCTGGACAGCTTACAAACATAACCTgtaacaaatacaaatatatgcTGGAGGTTACTGATATAAACTTAActctaaaaataacaaagaacCAAAACTGGGTCTGCTGTAGTGAAATCAGTTCCCTTTGAACTGCCTGGTTGCATGGGGCTGAGTTTGGACCTGGTTCTTCCAGAGGGGTTTTGGGTAACTCTTCCTTACATCCTTTTCTTGTTTCCAGTGATCAGAGGCTCCATTCAAGATGTTACGAACAAGGCAGAAGAGCAAGAATCCATAATTCATGTCGGTGTCAACAAActgtacaggcagaagagcaaagTCTTTCAGCTCACAGGGGAAAGTGGGAACTGGCGAGGGCAAATAAAGACCCTGCTGGAGTGTGGGGTGAAACCGGGAGATGGAGACTTCCTTTTCACGGGACGCATGCACTTTGGGGAGGCCAGGTTAGGCTGTGCCCCTCGTTTTAAAGACTTCCAAAGGATGTACAAAGAGGCAAAAGACAAAGGGCTAAACCCATGTGAAATTGGCCCAGATTGAAATCCCCTGTTTGGCTGAAGATCGCTTTTAGCGTTTGGCCAGGAATATTTCCTGGCTGCGGTGAAAACTGAACAAAAACAGTAACTGAGAGCATGGACAGATCTGGAGCACAGGCTGAGACCCCGCAGGACACGTCTGCAGCCTGCGGTGCTGGTAGACTAATGGAAGCAACAGAGGTACGAGCTCAGAAGGCTGCCAAGCAAACAAGGCTGGATTTTTAACCAATCTTGTCCTTACGaattaaattattatatttttttagtgACTTCCttaggaaaacaaagaaagaaaactcccaTGTcttaataaaaaacccaaatgaaagcCAACATGCCTTTGTAtctttttaatactaatttttaaaaatgtcttaaacCAATGTAGCATTTGGTATGGTGTATTCTGTATAAATGGCCAAGAATGTGATAGAGCACGGTAAAACATCTTAACATTAATGCTTTGTAAAAAGCTTGGTGTACAATTCAAAGTTGTTTCTTACGACAGAAATTTATGGAGCCAAACTCTTGTGTGTgtgttctctttttttatttgaaagaatgtACAATTGCCGCCTGCAATTTTTTGTCCAGGCTGGCAAATTCTTTCCATTCCAGAGAAATAAAGGTCCCTGGATTTGACACATgctgtttaaaatctttattttttttcttctccgtAAGGCCTATCTCGGCTAGTCCAGATGTGCTCATAGATCAGTTCTGGGCTGCTCACTTAGTTTGTGGCTTCTCTGAGCAGAAACAGAGTTCCTGTGAGGCATTGGGAACCGCAGTGTTTTTCAAAGGGGAAGCAGGAGCTATTTTTGGACATTTTTAGACATGTGTCCAGGCAAGGCTCTAAGTGTTCTTCTCTCTGATGCCTATGGGGTTATTTTGGGAATGGCTCCAAAGGGCAGGCTGCCCATTTGTGTTTAGCTTGAAGCTTTTAATTTTGCTGGCTGGTAGCTTGGCGTGAGGCGGACGTTTGTGCCTACCTGCAAGTTGTGGGAGACAGGACCAGGCCACCTTGTGAAAAATGAGCACTTTAATAAGGGTGGGCCACTTTTGCAGGCAGTGTCCCATGGGAGGTACAGGAGCTCTCCCCCCTTGTTCAGTCCCGTTGTTTCCCATAACCTGCAATGTATCACTTTAATGATACCCTCGCAAGGATTTTTAACTGGTTGCCCATACTCATTCTTCAGCGCTTTCTACTGTTCCAACTTCTGGTTTAGGCCATCAGgttctttaaataaaaactttcCATTTAGTGACTCTTTTTGCTTCATCCCTCCTATCTCCTTCATGTAAGT
Encoded here:
- the METRNL gene encoding meteorin-like protein isoform X2, whose translation is MYPTGALIVNLRPNTSPASYKHLTVCIKPFKDSAGANIYLEKTGELKLLVRDGDRSPSKVYCFGYDQGGLFIEATPQQDISRKITGFQYELMNKGIASDLHTVSAPCRPCSDTEVLLAVCTSDFVIRGSIQDVTNKAEEQESIIHVGVNKLYRQKSKVFQLTGESGNWRGQIKTLLECGVKPGDGDFLFTGRMHFGEARLGCAPRFKDFQRMYKEAKDKGLNPCEIGPD